The Triticum aestivum cultivar Chinese Spring chromosome 7B, IWGSC CS RefSeq v2.1, whole genome shotgun sequence genome window below encodes:
- the LOC123155940 gene encoding uncharacterized protein isoform X1: MASSQHVEVEAAKLLQKLILESKDEPAKLATKLYVICQHMKLSGKEQSLPYQVISRAMETVVSQHGIDMDALRSSRVPFAGGPQAVDSSGLMSKDKEVIGGQSSMVGSDASQSSGQAALWHLPPGSADMARPGVYIPGRVPAGQNRGDVTGSDIHQGSMSQKSGRSSGVESPASLQMEDTRSMNSHDSLKSDEKTSKKASSSKRKRMDSKAAGDMQSEENSKSDGISSGQNIRKRKQVGKAGAQGQPSRGAEPEQSHILQGATAQVPPLPGGASFFRAHQEGPPASAGRTIDNTKPSNPFAMSQVSNFAEGLASGSIPTELQKSILGGTNMFNTGFGWNQSSQGSAIKNTQGSVANLMRPGVNVEGKINVGSQGAFNPTPTSQMDFPKIPPYMSSSFGGGSQFLDKGKDSASGNTGTELHSAAKVGVNMGIVHGSPIQERQNITRAPQRAESSLQEARLSSLPNRNVGPYQTSHISPNTPFKEQQLKQLRAQCLVFLAFRNNMQPRKVHLEIALGGGPTAEGGGAGQGGNESRVADGSVRENGNSQENSAIFGSQSDMSRLPSTSAGSIAEADSSLKDSEIKKKINIAEHEKSSMEIENIQQAVMQGTGSSSEMRSQEIASPVPSGPQQSYFQGDKRRNAPETYRTDAENLNRNLSFGGQGPSSLGGNRQHPNFEAGVLTKDRLQDEASKESYPPSRLHHMPIDGYNSNLPGKDLTPDTDRNEVEHCTQMGEMSDRSADEGDDDLFEHDDFASTPPKYTMTEKWIMDYQKRKYGENEKKVLEQQSAHKRMSASYQKLKESVSSSEDLTAKTKSVIELKKLQLLSLQRRVRSEFLSDFFKPNTADLERVKAVKKHRHGRRVKQLEKIEQKMKEERQKRIRERQKEFFADIESHRERLEDSFKAKRERLKGFNRYIKEFHKRKERIHREKLDRIQREKINLLKNNDVEGYLRMVQDAKSDRVKQLLRETEKYLQKLGAKLRGDSSMDGRSYVSGKGVTANDVEDESYQPQNYLESNEKYYQLAHSVKEIVNDQPTYLNGGKLREYQMNGLRWLVSLYNNNLNGILADEMGLGKTVQVISLLCYLMETKNDRGPFLVVVPSSVLSGWVSELNFWAPSINKIAYFGPPEERRRLFKEMIVQQKFNVLLTTYEYLMNKHDRPKLSKIQWHYIIIDEGHRIKNASCKLNADLKLYRSSHRLLLTGTPLQNNLEELWALLNFLLPNIFNSSEDFSQWFNKPFESNGDNSADEALLSEEENLLIINRLHQVLRPFVLRRLKHKVESELPGKIERLVRCEASAYQKLLMTRVEDNLGGIGAVKVRSVHNSVMELRNICNHPYLSQLHVEEIEGHLPRHYLPSIVRLCGKLEMLDRLLPKLKATGHRVLLFSTMTRLLDVMEDYLVWKKYQYLRLDGHTSGHERGALIDRFNDPDSPAFIFLLSIRAGGVGVNLQAADTVIIFDTDWNPQVDLQAQARAHRIGQKKEVLVLRLETVRTVEEQVRASAEHKLGVANQSITAGFFDNNTSAEDRREYLESLLRECKKEESAPVLDDDALNNILARSEDEIDIFESIDKQRLDDEMAVWLKVVQDGSVSGLDPSVLPPRLVSDDDLKPFCHAMKIYESSNVKNVKVNVRKKGELGGLDTKHYGRGKRAREVRSYEDQWTEEEFEKLCQAESPDSPQPGGALKDIDISKESKLEVPAESSIDPKESSIDPVEAKTVPVLAVPDSSPPVLSVPDSSPAKRRRGRPRRSDVSVSPVMSPAKAVQQEAGTTLGSSAPASTIDSAAPTATIHSTGPDVTTHSAAPVAAIKPVIGTEVKATAFVAAVPTATMKPEIGTEVTDHVVLEGSIAKEVGPAVESGHDPVAASAAPHPPAPATSRGRKTQAVETPRRRGRKPKTLSSSSAGDVNTNPVVAIGSGPASVGSPYPQGDMPSSHASLMSRFQKDLVTGRPVTSLPEGVKGISAPEGTTPVAEGKHTGTAISLDNASSLMPKIIHNEKVGFVQASSEQVFSASVPTLTAVSGGILKASHVLLADKPAEKQSASRRRRKKAPGGEDTGVSTRQRAAMKKSDGIPGTTDNVGADMSTAEKLGAVNVKDGSSLQDTPKELPNINSPPYDKSGYDSQPRTPIAVPISEAAAPSGSGNAHVAYSDITPRIPTNPDVQDKPVNLHTGAPLAAASQPVAVCSVVTTTHSETVTEKPLLNPVSELANVQVEPPSSSLHNSGENISTVPSEVNSVAPSKASGRRRKGPASEPRTRSKAATAACERRARLAGSKQTSDARKLEISASPSTVVCVSSVEQQETALAEPLTAYVCEPQKNAESHVRGGMSTPMGILDAPKQIATQSITACTEETNSSLSTQTPALPISRKSNLSMGDKQGVGVDTIHGQTNMVLAAELASANDEHKLHEVHDKTADGNILQHSAAHDTLQDKTDSIAGLNLASRHRISDLEMEKDDSNTVMLPDCQTPFDASVKDSKDTLAPTEADVSDLQNEAAAIDVTSPKQDTMVVEALHTNSGGSASHLPAALRSTGSNQHAEGKGSSKNSGSKFFASGKKTEEMEGTLDKNTDHNLIQANANIALGRHSPSDDKREDSCAHVVDGGLSGSKQTLPEVVSAVNTDGSEEALNASSTHSNKDATLVCEVTKDPESHVSVSVLASAAMNAGDDCAEVHNVPSTHSERGGSMVEVDASRDDATSICEVRKDPESNVSGELSMPVGLAELELELPNQSKSSSQSSAVKADETKASINIQTTSLVESGEQKSPRNGAHEEMELAGPKIECTIQMLSPDDKSSEAHSLAQREMVSGAEQASMKDDRENKMVDVIFLSGGEQETQRADVDLPTSPRYADCEGEKDHSPKTILAGSQSFCEASDKDVAPVKDDHTDPQSEVNVVDMNGTNQDSAETEAMQIDGVSKGSSSDLPAALRSTNSNQPAEQDGLENSPSISACPKENEKLEETSDEIGGGNSNRSRTDGDSHIMNLVGYSEDSDEDDSIQVADVGDVGCKETTHDDISAVARGAEPGDGPCTEPTCETAVHVPEAISEDGHGTTALGSVQVSTTEIKDLESGRCLEHGTGTPVVLQEGTAVATEPEAKKEVDEPTQNEDVEPAAIKPEAVEHAGTEADPSKEASIPPQEETAAVALVTGPEQNEEADAPTQVEPVAIVPDSMEHASTQVDQSIETAVRLPDETSVIPGTEPEEKKVEASPQEDNVGAVAAEPEPAGTQENAEVSTQPSPMEIELAQETAMLGEAETRQQLPLPSAEGVIAEASEPPSTEVTAMKEPELLSTEPAPDGENAKLGEAEAEQLSQQPSSCEAMAVTGELPSTAGAKTDGTSDVVASPAVVGEEVLNTETAPDGKNPRPSEADTAQSPPLPEEGKAVAATEPANLEEAEANDGK; this comes from the exons ATGGCTTCATCACAGCATGTTGAAGTGGAGGCTGCGAAGCTACTTCAAAAACTCATTCTGGAATCAAAGGATGAGCCCGCTAAATTAGCAACAAAACTTTACGTG ATATGTCAACATATGAAGTTAAGTGGAAAAGAGCAGTCTCTTCCCTATCAGGTCATATCTAG GGCCATGGAGACTGTTGTAAGTCAACATGGAATTGATATGGATGCATTGCGATCATCACGAGTTCCATTTGCCGGCGGTCCACAAGCAGTAGATTCTAGTGGCCTTATGTCTAAGGACAAGGAGGTCATTGGTGGTCAGTCTTCCATGGTTGGAAGTGATGCATCCCAGAGCAGCGGTCAAGCTGCATTATGGCATTTGCCACCAG GTTCGGCAGATATGGCAAGGCCTGGGGTGTATATTCCAGGCAGGGTTCCAGCAGGACAAAATAGGGGTGATGTCACAGGATCTGATATTCATCAAGGCTCCATGTCGCAAAAGAGTGGCCGGTCCTCTGGAGTCGAAAGCCCTGCAAGTCTGCAAATGGAGGACACTAGATCTATGAATTCACATGATTCTTTGAAGTCCGATGAAAAAACAAGCAAGAAAGCTTCCTCTTCCAAGAGAAAAAGGATGGACTCAAAAGCAGCAGGGGATATGCAATCTGAAGAAAATTCAAAATCAGATGGTATCTCAAGTGGACAAAATATTAGAAAAAGGAAACAGGTTGGCAAAGCTGGTGCACAAGGTCAGCCCTCCAGGGGAGCTGAGCCTGAGCAATCACATATACTGCAAGGTGCTACTGCTCAGGTGCCACCCTTACCTGGTGGTGCATCATTTTTCAGGGCTCACCAGGAAGGTCCACCAGCTTCTGCTGGGAGGACTATTGACAATACTAAACCATCAAACCCGTTCGCAATGTCACAAGTTTCAAATTTTGCTGAAGGGCTGGCTTCTGGTAGTATCCCCACTGAGTTGCAGAAAAGTATACTGGGAGGAACAAATATGTTTAACACTGGTTTTGGCTGGAATCAAAGTTCACAAGGTTCAGCTATTAAGAATACTCAAGGTTCTGTTGCCAACTTAATGCGGCCAGGAGTTAATGTTGAAG GGAAAATTAATGTAGGGTCACAAGGAGCTTTTAACCCTACTCCCACATCGCAGATGGATTTCCCCAAAATCCCTCCTTACATGTCTTCTTCCTTTGGAGGTGGCTCACAGTTTCTGGACAAGGGCAAGGACTCGGCTTCTGGCAATACCGGCACTGAACTTCATTCTGCTGCTAAAGTTGGAGTTAACATGGGGATTGTGCAT GGCAGTCCAATTCAAGAAAGGCAAAATATTACCAGAGCACCACAGAGGGCCGAATCATCTTTGCAAGAAGCCAGATTGTCTTCGCTCCCGAATAGAAATGTTGGGCCATATCAAACGTCTCACATCTCTCCAAACACACCTTTCAAAGAACAACAGTTAAAGCAGCTCCGAGCACAGTGCTTAGTATTTCTTGCATTCAG AAATAATATGCAGCCCAGAAAGGTGCACCTTGAAATTGCCTTAGGTGGAGGCCCCACTGCAGAGG GTGGCGGCGCAGGTCAGGGAGGTAATGAGAGCAGAGTGGCTGATGGTTCTGTAAGGGAAAACGGAAACAGTCAGGAAAACTCTGCTATTTTCGGCAGCCAAAGTGATATGTCTAGACTCCCGTCCACATCCGCAGGCAGCATTGCAGAGGCTGATTCTTCACTGAAGGACTCGGAAATTAAGAAGAAGATCAATATAGCTGAACATGAGAAGTCATCGATGGAAATAGAAAATATCCAGCAAGCTGTTATGCAGGGAACTGGTTCAAGTTCTGAAATGCGCTCCCAAGAAATAGCATCCCCTGTGCCATCTGGACCACAGCAGTCATACTTTCAGGGAGATAAAAGAAGAAATGCCCCTGAGACCTACAGGACGGATGCAGAAAATTTGAACAGGAATTTAAGTTTCGGAGGCCAGGGACCATCTTCTTTGGGTGGTAATAGACAACATCCAAATTTTGAAGCTGGTGTCTTGACCAAAGATCGATTACAGGATGAAGCATCTAAAGAATCATATCCACCTTCGAGGCTTCATCACATGCCTATCGATGGTTACAACTCCAATTTACCAGGAAAGGATCTAACTCCAGATACAGATAGAAATGAGGTTGAACATTGTACCCAGATGGGGGAGATGTCTGATCGATCAGCTGATGAAGGAGATGACGATCTATTTGAGCATGATGATTTTGCATCAACTCCTCCAAAATACACAATGACTGAAAAATGGATCATGGATTATCAAAAGAGAAAATATGGAGAAAATGAAAAGAAGGTATTAGAGCAGCAGAGCGCACATAAAAGGATGTCAGCATCCTATCAGAAGTTAAAG GAAAGTGTTAGTTCATCTGAAGATCTTACTGCAAAGACAAAGAGTGTCATTGaattgaaaaagcttcaacttctCTCACTTCAACGTCGTGTGCGCAG TGAATTCTTGTCAGACTTTTTCAAGCCTAATACAGCTGATTTGGAGCGTGTAAAAGCAGTAAAGAAACACCGGCATGGACGCCGTGTGAAACAGCTTGAAAAAATTGAACAGAAAATgaaggaggaaaggcaaaaaagaatACGCGAGAGGCAAAAAGAGTTCTTTGCTGATATAGAGTCTCACAG AGAGAGACTGGAGGATAGTTTCAAGGCTAAAAGAGAGCGTCTAAAGGGTTTCAATCGATATATAAAAGAGTTCCACAAGAGGAAAGAGCGAATTCATCGGGAGAAGCTGGATAGGATCCAGCGGGAGAAAATTAACTTGCTTAAGAACAATGATGTCGAAGGGTATCTTAGGATGGTCCAG GATGCAAAATCTGACCGTGTTAAGCAACTACTACGGGAGACTGAGAAATATCTACAGAAACTTGGGGCCAAATTACGAGGTGACAGCTCAATGGACGGCCGTTCTTATGTTTCTGGTAAGGGCGTCACTGCAAACGATGTTGAAGACGAGAGCTACCAGCCGCAG AATTATCTTGAGAGCAACGAGAAGTACTATCAGTTGGCCCACAG tGTGAAGGAGATTGTAAATGACCAGCCTACTTATCTTAATGGTGGGAAATTGCGGGA GTACCAGATGAACGGTTTGCGTTGGCTGGTTTCATTGTACAATAATAATTTGAATGGAATTTTAGCTGACGAGATGGGGCTTGGTAAAACAGTTCAA GTAATCTCTTTGTTGTGCTACCTTATGGAAACAAAAAATGACCGGGGCCCATTTCTTGTGGTTGTACCATCCTCTGTTCTTTCTGGATGGGTATCTGAACTCAACTTCTGGGCACCTAGTATAAATAAAATTGCTTATTTTGGTCCTCCAGAAGAAAGGCGCAGACTGTTCAA AGAGATGATTGTTCAACAGAAGTTCAATGTCCTTTTGACAACATATGAGTACTTGATGAACAAACATGATAGGCCAAAACTAAGCAAAATACAGTGGCACTATATAATAATCGATGAAGGGCACCGTATAAAGAATGCGTCTTGTAAGCTCAATGCTGATCTGAAGCTTTATCGGAGTTCTCATCGGCTATTGCTGACAGGAACACCTTTGCAG AATAATCTTGAGGAGCTGTGGGCACTTTTGAACTTTCTGTTGCCCAATATATTTAACTCATCCGAAGATTTCTCTCAGTGGTTTAACAAACCATTTGAAAGCAATGGTGATAACTCAGCTGATGAG GCCTTACTTTCAGAGGAGGAAAACTTGCTGATCATAAACCGTCTTCACCAAGTTCTTCGGCCCTTTGTACTCCGAAGACTTAAGCATAAG GTTGAAAGTGAATTGCCAGGGAAGATTGAAAGACTTGTAAGATGCGAGGCATCAGCTTATCAGAAACTTCTGATGACAAGGGTGGAAGACAACCTTGGTGGAATTGGAGCAGTTAAG GTCCGCTCGGTGCACAATTCTGTCATGGAATTGAGGAACATATGCAACCATCCATACCTTAGCCAGCTTCATGTTGAGGAG ATTGAGGGTCATCTACCTAGGCACTACCTGCCATCTATTGTGAGGCTGTGTGGGAAACTTGAGATGTTGGACAGATTGCTACCCAAACTCAAAGCTACTGGCCATAGG GTTCTACTTTTTTCTACAATGACAAGATTGCTTGATGTGATGGAGGATTATCTGGTATGGAAAAAGTATCAGTACCTTCGGTTAGATGGACACACTTCTGGGCATGAGAGAGGAGCACTTATTGATAGATTTAATGATCCTGATTCTCCAGCTTTCATTTTTCTGCTAAG TATCCGAGCAGGAGGCGTTGGTGTCAATCTTCAAGCAGCTGATACTGTCATCATATTTGATACTGATTGGAATCCTCAG GTTGACTTGCAAGCACAGGCTAGAGCCCACAGAATTGGTCAAAAGAAGGAGGTTCTTGTTTTACGTTTAGAAACT GTCCGAACTGTAGAAGAGCAAGTCAGGGCTTCGGCAGAACATAAATTAGGCGTTGCTAATCAGAGTATAACTGCTGGATTTTTTGACAACAACACAAG TGCTGAAGATCGGAGGGAGTATCTTGAGTCACTTCTACGTGAGTGTAAAAAGGAAGAATCAGCTCCAGTGTTAGATGATGATGCTCTGAATAATATTCTTGCCCGCAG CGAAGATGAGATCGACATATTTGAATCTATTGACAAGCAAAGACTAGATGATGAAATG GCTGTATGGCTAAAGGTTGTTCAGGATGGTTCAGTTAGTGGGCTAGACCCCTCAGTATTGCCACCCCGCCTTGTGTCTGATGATGATCTGAAGCCCTTCTGTCATGCTATGAAGATTTACGAGTCTTCAAATGTAAAAAATGTGAAGGTAAATGTGAGGAAGAAGGGCGAGCTTGGTGGCCTTGATACAAAGCATTACGGAAGGGGAAAACGTGCTCGTGAG GTCCGGTCTTATGAGGATCAATGGACCGAagaagaatttgaaaaactttgTCAGGCTGAATCTCCTGACTCACCTCAACCTGGTGGTGCATTGAAGGATATAGATATCTCTAAAGAGAGTAAGTTGGAGGTACCTGCAGAAAGTTCAATAGACCCAAAAGAAAGTTCAATAGATCCAGTTGAAGCCAAAACGGTACCAGTCCTGGCTGTTCCAGACTCCTCACCACCAGTCCTGTCTGTTCCAGACTCCTCACCAGCTAAGCGGCGAAGAGGTAGACCTAGAAGGTCAGACGTTTCAGTATCTCCTGTTATGTCCCCAGCAAAAGCTGTCCAACAAGAGGCAGGAACTACACTTGGCAGTTCTGCACCAGCAAGTACCATCGATTCTGCAGCACCAACTGCTACCATCCATTCTACTGGTCCAGATGTTACCACCCATTCTGCTGCACCAGTTGCTGCCATCAAACCAGTTATTGGTACAGAAGTTAAGGCTACTGCTTTTGTTGCTGCTGTACCAACTGCTACCATGAAACCCGAGATTGGTACTGAAGTTACGGACCATGTTGTTTTGGAAGGGTCTATAGCAAAGGAAGTTGGTCCGGCGGTAGAGAGCGGTCATGACCCAGTAGCTGCCAGTGCAGCCCCTCATCCACCAGCTCCTGCTACGTCTAGAGGCAGAAAGACCCAAGCAGTTGAAACCCCTCGCAGACGAGGCCGTAAACCAAAAACTCTTTCCTCATCTAGTGCTGGTGATGTTAATACAAACCCTGTGGTTGCAATTGGTAGTGGACCTGCTTCTGTGGGTTCTCCATACCCTCAAGGGGATATGCCCTCAtcacatgcaagtctcatgtcaagATTTCAGAAGGATTTGGTTACAGGTAGGCCTGTTACGTCATTGCCAGAGGGAGTTAAGGGCATCTCCGCCCCTGAAGGTACGACACCTGTTGCCGAAGGTAAACACACTGGAACTGCAATAAGCTTGGACAATGCCAGCTCACTAATGCCAAAGATCATTCACAACGAAAAAGTTGGATTTGTTCAAGCGAGCTCTGAGCAAGTTTTTTCTGCATCAGTACCTACTTTAACTGCCGTCTCAGGTGGAATATTGAAAGCATCACATGTTCTCTTGGCAGATAAGCCTGCAGAGAAGCAAAGTGCTTCACGCCGTCGCAGAAAGAAAGCGCCTGGTGGTGAGGATACTGGAGTAAGTACTAGGCAAAGAGCAGCTATGAAGAAATCTGATGGTATTCCTGGTACCACTGACAATGTTGGCGCGGACATGAGCACAGCTGAGAAGCTAGGAGCAGTGAATGTAAAAGATGGCAGTTCACTTCAAGATACTCCCAAGGAATTACCAAATATAAACTCTCCTCCATATGACAAGTCTGGGTATGACTCTCAACCAAGAACACCAATAGCAGTTCCCATTAGTGAAGCTGCAGCTCCTAGTGGTTCCGGTAATGCCCATGTTGCTTATTCTGATATAACTCCTAGGATACCTACCAATCCTGATGTTCAAGATAAACCAGTAAATCTGCACACAGGAGCACCTCTAGCCGCAGCCTCACAACCTGTTGCAGTGTGTTCTGTGGTCACTACCACACATTCTGAAACGGTTACTGAAAAACCATTGCTAAATCCTGTTAGTGAACTAGCAAATGTCCAGGTCGAACCACCTAGTTCTTCACTTCATAATTCAGGTGAGAACATCAGTACAGTGCCTTCAGAGGTCAATAGTGTCGCTCCCAGTAAGGCATCAGGTAGGAGGAGGAAAGGTCCTGCCTCTGAACCACGCACCAGAAGTAAAGCCGCAACAGCTGCATGTGAACGTCGTGCTCGATTAGCTGGATCAAAGCAGACAAGTGATGCGAGAAAATTAGAAATATCGGCAAGCCCAAGCACGGTGGTTTGTGTTTCTTCAGTTGAGCAACAGGAAACCGCCCTGGCAGAGCCTCTCACTGCTTATGTCTGCGAACCGCAGAAGAATGCTGAGAGTCATGTACGTGGTGGAATGTCTACTCCGATGGGGATACTAGATGCCCCAAAGCAAATTGCTACCCAGTCAATTACAGCATGTACTGAAGAAACAAATAGCAGTTTAAGCACTCAGACTCCTGCACTTCCCATATCCAGAAAAAGTAATCTTTCCATGGGTGACAAGcaag GTGTTGGAGTTGATACCATACATGGACAAACAAATATGGTTTTGGCTGCAGAACTGGCATCTGCAAATGATGAACATAAGCTGCATGAAGTACATGATAAGACTGCTGATGGTAATATACTCCAACACAGTGCGGCGCATGACACACTCCAGGATAAAACTGATAGCATTGCTGGTTTGAACCTAGCTTCTCGTCATAGAATTAGTGATTTGGAAATGGAAAAGGATGATTCTAATACAGTGATGTTACCAGACTGCCAAACCCCTTTTGATGCCTCAGTTAAGGATAGTAAGGATACTCTTGCCCCCACAGAAGCTGATGTCAGTGATCTGCAAAATGAGGCTGCTGCTATTGATGTGACTAGTCCTAAGCAAGATACTATGGTAGTTGAAGCACTGCACACTAATTCTGGAGGTTCTGCTAGTCATCTGCCTGCTGCTTTACGATCAACGGGCTCAAACCAGCATGCAGAAGGGAAAGGAAGTTCAAAGAACAGTGGCTCTAAATTTTTTGCATCTGGGaagaaaacagaggaaatggaAGGAACTTTGGATAAGAATACGGATCACAATCTTATTCAGGCAAATGCCAATATAGCTTTAGGAAGACATTCTCCTTCAGATGACAAAAGAGAGGACAGTTGTGcccatgtagttgatggtggcctGTCGGGAAGCAAACAAACTCTTCCTGAAGTCGTTTCTGCAGTAAACACTGATGGCTCTGAGGAAGCACTCAATGCTTCATCTACCCATTCGAATAAAGATGCCACCTTGGTTTGTGAAGTAACAAAGGATCCTGAGAGCCATGTATCAGTGTCTGTACTGGCCTCTGCTGCTATGAACGCTGGTGATGACTGTGCGGAAGTTCACAATGTTCCATCCACCCATTCTGAAAGAGGGGGCAGCATGGTAGAAGTTGATGCGTCTAGAGATGATGCTACCTCTATTTGTGAAGTACGCAAGGATCCTGAGAGTAATGTATCTGGTGAGTTGTCGATGCCAGTAGGGTTAGCGGAGCTCGAGTTAGAACTGCCAAACCAATCCAAATCTTCTAGCCAGTCTAGCGCAGTAAAGGCTGATGAAACAAAGGCCAGTATCAACATTCAGACTACTTCATTGGTAGAATCAGGAGAACAAAAATCACCCAGAAATGGTGCACATG aagagatggagttggctgggcctaaGATTGAGTGCACAATACAAATGCTGAGTCCTGATGATAAGA GTTCTGAGGCTCATAGTTTGGCACAACGCGAGATGGTTTCGGGTGCAGAACAAGCATCTATGAAAG ATGATAGAGAAAACAAGATGGTTGATGTTATATTTTTGTCTGGTGGGGAACAAGAAACACAGCGAGCTGATGTAGACTTGCCCACTAGTCCAAGATATGCAGATTGTGAGGGTGAAAAGGACCATTCCCCTAAAACTATTTTGGCAGGCAGCCAATCTTTTTGTGAAGCCTCAGATAAGGACGTTGCCCCAGTGAAAGATGATCACACTGATCCGCAAAGTGAAGTTAATGTTGTTGATATGAATGGTACCAACCAAGACTCAGCTGAAACCGAAGCTATGCAGATTGATGGTGTCTCCAAAGGATCTTCAAGTGATTTGCCTGCTGCTTTACGATCGACCAATTCAAATCAGCCGGCAGAACAAGATGGATTAGAGAATAGTCCCTCTATATCTGCTTGTCCGAAAGAAAATGAGAAATTGGAAGAAACTTCTGATGAAATTGGTGGTGGCAATTCCAATCGTAGTCGGACTGATGGTGATTCTCATATTATGAATCTAGTTGGTTATTCGGAAGACTCAGATGAGGACGATTCTATCCAGGTAGCTGATGTTGGTGATGTGGGATGTAAAGAAACTACTCATGATGACATCTCAGCTGTCGCTAGAGGAGCAGAACCAGGAGATGGACCCTGCACAGAGCCTACTTGTGAAACTGCTGTTCATGTGCCTGAAGCTATTTCTGAGGATGGTCATGGCACAACGGCCCTTGGCAGTGTCCAAGTGTCTACGACGGAAATAAAGGATTTGGAGAGTGGAAGATGTCTAGAACATGGAACAG GAACCCCTGTGGTTCTTCAGGAGGGAACTGCTGTCGCTACAGAACCAGAAGCAAAGAAAGAGGTCGACGAACCTACTCAAAATGAAGATGTTGAGCCGGCTGCCATAAAGCCAGAGGCAGTGGAGCATGCTGGTACAGAAGCTGATCCAAGTAAAGAAGCATCTATACCTCCACAAGAGGAAACCGCTGCTGTAGCCTTGGTTACAGGACCGGAACAAAATGAAGAAGCAGATGCACCTACTCAAGTCGAACCCGTTGCCATAGTGCCAGATTCCATGGAGCATGCTAGTACCCAAGTTGATCAAAGTATAGAAACAGCTGTGCGTCTCCCAGACGAAACTTCTGTTATACCTGGTACGGAACCAGAAGAGAAGAAAGTAGAGGCATCCCCCCAAGAGGATAATGTTGGAGCAGTTGCCGCAGAGCCAGAACCTGCTGGAACCCAGGAAAATGCAGAAGTTTCTACTCAGCCTAGTCCTATGGAGATAGAGTTGGCTCAGGAAACAGCTATGCTGGGAGAAGCTGAAACCAGGCAGCAACTGCCACTTCCGTCTGCCGAGGGCGTGATAGCCGAGGCTAGTGAACCTCCAAGCACAGAGGTGACTGCTATGAAGGAACCAGAGTTGCTGAGCACTGAACCAGCACCCGATGGTGAAAACGCGAAGCTTGGAGAAGCCGAAGCTGAACAGCTGTCGCAGCAACCTTCATCCTGCGAGGCTATGGCAGTCACAGGAGAGCTTCCTAGCACAGCGGGAGCGAAAACGGATGGAACTTCAGACGTGGTGGCGTCTCCTGCTGTCGTGGGAGAGGAGGTGCTCAACACTGAAACTGCACCTGATGGTAAAAATCCAAGGCCGAGCGAGGCTGATACGGCGCAGTCCCCACCTTTGCCGGAGGAGGGCAAGGCCGTGGCAGCTACTGAGCCTGCCAACCTTGAGGAGGCGGAGGCTAATGATGGAAAGTAG